One region of Haloprofundus salilacus genomic DNA includes:
- the rocF gene encoding arginase, which yields MTRTVRIIGAPTDYGANRRGVDMGPSAIRYAGLAEQLENAGVVPEDAGDLPVPRAEERDPEVNQPTKGHAKFLRETEEVSVRLADDVAAALEDDVTPLVLGGDHSVAIGSLVGSARDADIGAIWFDAHGDLNTPTTTPSGNVHGMPLAAGLGVADFGGVEWANADGLRPENVALVGLRSLDDAERELIRNTDLTAFTMSDIDERGITDVVDDALDVVTEGTDGVHVSLDMDWLDPKEAPGVGTPVRGGVSYREAHSALETVAQSEALRSLEVVEVNPILDEHNETAALATELAASALGKTIL from the coding sequence ATGACCCGAACGGTCCGAATCATCGGAGCACCGACCGACTACGGGGCGAATCGACGCGGCGTCGACATGGGTCCGTCGGCGATTCGCTACGCCGGACTCGCCGAGCAACTGGAGAATGCGGGCGTCGTCCCCGAGGACGCGGGCGACCTGCCGGTTCCGCGCGCCGAAGAGCGCGACCCGGAAGTCAACCAACCGACGAAGGGCCACGCGAAGTTCCTCCGCGAGACCGAGGAAGTTTCGGTACGTCTCGCCGACGACGTCGCCGCCGCGCTCGAAGACGACGTGACGCCGCTGGTGCTCGGCGGCGACCACTCCGTCGCCATCGGGTCGCTCGTCGGCTCCGCGCGTGATGCCGACATCGGGGCCATCTGGTTCGACGCCCACGGCGACCTCAACACGCCGACGACGACGCCCAGCGGTAACGTCCACGGGATGCCGCTGGCGGCTGGTCTCGGCGTCGCCGACTTCGGGGGCGTCGAGTGGGCCAACGCCGACGGTCTCCGTCCCGAGAACGTTGCGCTCGTCGGTCTCCGGAGCCTCGACGACGCCGAGCGCGAACTCATCCGCAACACCGACCTCACTGCCTTTACCATGTCCGACATCGACGAACGCGGCATCACAGATGTCGTCGACGACGCGCTCGACGTGGTCACCGAGGGCACCGACGGCGTCCACGTGAGCCTCGATATGGACTGGCTCGATCCCAAGGAAGCCCCCGGCGTCGGGACGCCCGTCCGCGGCGGCGTCAGCTACCGCGAGGCGCACTCGGCGCTGGAGACGGTCGCCCAGTCAGAGGCGTTGCGGTCGCTCGAAGTCGTCGAGGTGAACCCGATTCTCGACGAACACAACGAGACGGCGGCGCTGGCGACGGAACTGGCTGCGAGCGCGCTGGGCAAGACGATTCTCTGA
- the gyrA gene encoding DNA gyrase subunit A gives MSSELPDPDVNAEAARVQTARIEDEMEQSYIDYAMSVIAGRALPDVRDGLKPVHRRILYAMHEAGVTSRSSHRKSSSIVGETMGDYHPHGDSAIYDALARMAQDFSMRYPLVDGQGNFGSVDGDPPAAMRYTEARMSAIAEELLADIEKDTVDYRANYDDRLQEPDVLPAAFPNLLVNGSSGIAVGMSTNVPPHNLAEVIDATVHLIDNPDCTVEDLMEYVKGPDFPTGASIVGRNAVHQAYKTGRGRIRVRAEFEVEDDERIVITELPFQQNKARLVERIANNVNEGKIEGVRDLRDESDRDGIRIVVELKRDAMPEVVKNQLLEHHLESTFGVINLALVDGEPRVLTLKETLEEYVRHRREVVRRRSEYDLEEAEDRAHILEGRLTALEHVEEVVDLIRDSENRDDAKEALIEAYDFSEAQVDHIVSMQLGSLTSMEAEAIEEEYEDVQATIERLNEILENESELLGVIKDELREIKDEYGDERRTSFIEDTGTVTREDLIPQDDMVVVVTEDDYIKRMPAADFRAQGRGGKGIIGTDLKEGDRVSSVFFANTHDYLLVFTTHGQVYQLKTYQIPEMGRTARGKSAVNLLDLDADEEITAVVNTDEMDDDEFLTMVTRDGYAKRTAVDEFANILSTGIRAIRLEDGDELVDVEVTDGERDLVVATEGGMSIRFDEDEVRAMGRSARGVRGIRLTDGDVVAGVAAVDPSQHDWLLTVTQNGYGKRSDLEDYRKQSRNGKGLIDIKTNERNGTVCAIDAVASGDHLLVMSEDGQIMRTRVDDISKYGRNTMGVIVMDLVEGDYVAAVDVIPAASVGDDAEDELETVTPETDGGDEVEADETDDDDAEDELETVTPETDGGDEVEADETDDDNGETDVE, from the coding sequence ATGAGTTCAGAACTCCCGGACCCGGACGTGAACGCGGAGGCCGCGCGCGTCCAGACCGCACGCATCGAAGACGAGATGGAACAGTCGTACATCGACTACGCGATGTCCGTTATCGCCGGACGTGCCCTCCCGGACGTCCGCGACGGACTCAAACCCGTCCACCGTCGCATCCTCTACGCGATGCACGAGGCGGGCGTCACCTCGCGCTCCTCGCACCGAAAGAGTTCCTCCATCGTCGGCGAAACGATGGGTGATTACCACCCGCACGGCGACTCCGCCATCTACGACGCGCTCGCCCGCATGGCGCAGGACTTCTCCATGCGCTACCCGCTGGTCGACGGTCAGGGGAACTTCGGCTCCGTCGACGGCGACCCGCCGGCGGCGATGCGGTACACGGAGGCCCGCATGTCCGCCATCGCCGAGGAACTGCTCGCGGACATCGAGAAGGACACCGTCGACTACCGCGCGAACTACGACGACCGCCTGCAGGAACCCGACGTGCTTCCGGCGGCGTTCCCGAACTTGCTGGTGAACGGCTCCTCCGGCATCGCCGTCGGGATGTCCACCAACGTCCCGCCGCACAACCTTGCGGAGGTCATCGACGCGACGGTCCATCTCATCGACAACCCCGACTGCACCGTCGAGGACCTGATGGAGTACGTGAAGGGACCGGACTTCCCGACGGGCGCGAGCATCGTCGGCCGAAACGCCGTCCATCAAGCGTACAAGACGGGGCGGGGACGTATCCGCGTCCGCGCCGAGTTCGAGGTTGAAGACGACGAGCGCATCGTCATCACGGAGCTACCGTTCCAGCAGAACAAGGCGCGACTCGTCGAGCGCATCGCCAACAACGTCAACGAGGGGAAGATAGAGGGCGTCCGCGACCTGCGCGACGAGTCCGACCGCGACGGGATCCGCATCGTCGTCGAACTGAAGCGCGACGCCATGCCCGAGGTCGTCAAGAACCAACTGCTCGAACACCACCTCGAATCGACGTTCGGCGTCATCAACCTCGCGCTCGTCGACGGCGAACCGCGTGTGCTCACCCTCAAGGAGACGCTCGAAGAGTACGTCCGACACCGCCGCGAGGTCGTGCGCCGCCGCAGCGAGTACGACCTCGAGGAGGCCGAAGACCGAGCGCACATCCTCGAAGGCCGTCTGACCGCGCTCGAACACGTCGAGGAGGTCGTCGACCTCATCCGCGACTCCGAGAACCGCGACGACGCGAAGGAGGCGCTGATAGAGGCGTACGACTTCTCGGAGGCGCAGGTCGACCACATCGTCTCGATGCAGCTCGGGTCGCTGACCTCGATGGAGGCCGAGGCCATCGAAGAGGAGTACGAGGACGTGCAGGCGACCATCGAGCGTCTCAACGAGATTCTCGAGAACGAGTCCGAACTGCTCGGCGTCATCAAAGACGAACTCCGCGAGATAAAGGATGAGTACGGCGACGAGCGCCGGACAAGTTTCATCGAGGACACCGGAACCGTCACCCGCGAGGACCTCATTCCGCAGGATGACATGGTCGTCGTCGTCACCGAGGATGACTACATCAAGCGGATGCCCGCCGCCGACTTCCGCGCGCAGGGCCGCGGCGGGAAGGGGATCATCGGCACCGACCTCAAGGAGGGCGACCGGGTGTCGTCGGTGTTCTTCGCGAACACCCACGACTACCTGCTCGTCTTCACCACCCACGGGCAAGTGTACCAGCTCAAAACCTACCAGATACCGGAGATGGGCCGGACCGCCCGCGGAAAGTCCGCGGTGAACCTGCTAGACCTCGACGCCGACGAGGAGATTACGGCCGTCGTCAACACCGACGAGATGGACGACGACGAGTTCCTCACGATGGTCACCCGCGACGGCTACGCCAAGCGGACCGCCGTCGACGAGTTCGCGAACATCCTCTCGACGGGTATCCGCGCGATTCGCCTCGAAGACGGCGACGAACTCGTCGACGTGGAGGTGACAGACGGTGAGCGCGACCTCGTCGTCGCCACCGAAGGCGGCATGAGCATCCGCTTCGACGAGGACGAAGTCCGCGCGATGGGCCGCAGCGCCCGCGGCGTCCGCGGCATCCGCCTCACCGACGGCGACGTGGTCGCGGGCGTCGCCGCCGTCGATCCGAGCCAGCACGACTGGCTGCTCACGGTGACGCAGAACGGCTACGGCAAGCGCAGCGACCTCGAAGATTACCGCAAGCAGTCCCGAAACGGAAAGGGTCTCATCGACATCAAGACGAACGAGCGCAACGGGACGGTCTGCGCCATCGACGCCGTCGCCTCCGGCGACCACCTGCTGGTGATGAGCGAGGACGGTCAGATAATGCGCACCCGTGTCGACGACATCTCGAAGTACGGCCGCAACACGATGGGCGTCATCGTGATGGACTTAGTCGAGGGCGACTACGTCGCCGCCGTCGACGTGATTCCGGCCGCGAGCGTCGGCGACGACGCGGAGGACGAACTGGAAACCGTCACCCCAGAGACGGACGGAGGCGACGAGGTCGAAGCCGACGAGACCGACGACGACGACGCGGAGGACGAACTGGAAACCGTCACCCCAGAGACGGACGGAGGCGACGAGGTCGAAGCCGACGAGACCGACGACGACAACGGCGAGACAGACGTCGAGTAG